A window of Sphingobium herbicidovorans contains these coding sequences:
- the wecC gene encoding UDP-N-acetyl-D-mannosamine dehydrogenase, translating to MPIDKQQKVSVIGLGYIGLPTAALIARGGAQVVGVDVSGHVVETVNSGRVHIEEVDLDGLVQGVVARGNLRASLTVEPSDVFIIAVPTPVSEDRAPDISHVLKAARTVAKVLKLGDTVILESTSPVGTTEAMRDLFAQLRPDLKMPGQGGAGDVAIAYCPERVLPGRILVELIDNDRCIGGITPRCARKALAFYRQFVRGACITTSARAAEMVKLVENSFRDVNIAFANELSVIAEGMDIDVWEVIRLANRHPRVNILSPGPGVGGHCIAVDPWFIVHGDPENSRLIRTAREVNDAKTDHVVAKASDMIDEYPGEDIACLGLAFKANIDDFRESPAVKVAARLARRYGRRVKLVEPYAHDLPMEFAGTGAELMDLDTALEQCGVFVILVDHDMFTSVPVDERAGKAVYDTRGVWPDQPRRVAHDQPGRIAV from the coding sequence ATGCCCATCGACAAGCAGCAGAAGGTTTCCGTCATCGGCCTTGGCTATATCGGCTTGCCGACCGCCGCCCTGATCGCGCGGGGCGGGGCGCAGGTCGTGGGTGTGGATGTCAGCGGCCATGTGGTCGAGACCGTCAATTCCGGCCGTGTCCATATCGAGGAAGTCGATCTGGACGGCCTGGTGCAAGGGGTTGTTGCGCGCGGCAATTTGCGCGCCAGCCTGACGGTCGAGCCGAGCGACGTATTCATCATCGCCGTGCCGACCCCCGTTTCGGAAGATCGCGCGCCCGACATTTCCCATGTGCTGAAGGCCGCACGCACTGTCGCCAAAGTGTTGAAGTTGGGCGATACCGTCATTTTGGAGTCCACCTCTCCGGTGGGCACGACCGAAGCGATGCGCGACCTGTTCGCGCAGCTTCGCCCGGACCTGAAAATGCCGGGACAGGGCGGCGCGGGGGACGTTGCCATCGCCTATTGCCCAGAGCGCGTTCTGCCGGGCCGCATTCTGGTCGAACTGATCGACAATGACCGCTGCATCGGCGGCATTACGCCGCGTTGCGCGCGCAAGGCGCTCGCCTTTTACCGGCAGTTCGTGCGGGGCGCGTGTATCACGACCAGCGCCCGTGCCGCCGAGATGGTGAAGCTGGTCGAGAACAGCTTTCGCGACGTCAACATCGCTTTCGCCAACGAGCTATCCGTGATCGCGGAGGGCATGGATATCGATGTGTGGGAGGTTATACGTCTCGCCAACCGTCATCCGCGCGTCAACATCCTGTCGCCGGGCCCCGGCGTCGGAGGTCATTGCATCGCGGTTGATCCATGGTTCATCGTCCATGGCGACCCGGAAAACAGCCGCCTCATCCGCACCGCGCGCGAGGTGAATGACGCCAAGACCGATCATGTTGTCGCCAAGGCGTCGGACATGATCGACGAATATCCCGGTGAAGACATTGCCTGCCTTGGCCTCGCCTTCAAGGCTAACATCGATGATTTTCGCGAAAGCCCGGCGGTGAAGGTCGCAGCCCGGCTGGCGCGCCGCTACGGTCGCCGGGTTAAGCTGGTGGAACCCTATGCCCATGACCTGCCGATGGAATTTGCGGGCACCGGCGCTGAGTTGATGGATCTCGATACAGCCCTCGAACAATGCGGCGTCTTCGTCATTCTGGTAGATCATGACATGTTCACATCAGTCCCGGTGGACGAACGCGCCGGCAAGGCAGTCTATGATACGCGCGGCGTCTGGCCCGACCAGCCACGCCGCGTGGCGCACGATCAGCCGGGGCGTATCGCGGTCTGA